Proteins from one Verrucomicrobiia bacterium genomic window:
- a CDS encoding IS630 family transposase gives MSTGRPLKPLTLQPEEQAKLELMARRPKTDQRTALRARIVLDCAAGLTNTAVAVKRGVTIQTVGKWRERFLTGRLEALGDAPRSGQPRKLTDAKVEAVITRTLETRPKKATHWSTRTMAEASGLNQNAIVRIWRAFGLKPHLQENFKLSTDAFFVEKVRDIVGLYLNPPERTRAVVLCVDEKSQVQALDRSQPVLPMRPGQAERRTHDYYRHGTTSLFAALDIATGKVIGRCQQQQHRQQEFLRFLDQIERTVPGDKEIHLVLDNYATHKTPKVAAWFQKRPRYHLHFTPTSSSWLNQVERWFAKITEQRIRRGVFKNVDELIAAIDDYIAANNQKPKPFVWTATAELILDRVATLCKRTNRSPH, from the coding sequence ATGAGCACCGGTCGCCCTTTGAAACCATTGACCTTGCAGCCCGAAGAGCAAGCCAAGCTCGAACTGATGGCGCGGCGCCCCAAGACCGATCAGCGCACTGCCCTGCGCGCCCGGATTGTGCTCGATTGCGCCGCGGGTTTGACCAACACCGCTGTGGCCGTCAAACGCGGCGTGACGATTCAGACCGTGGGCAAGTGGCGGGAACGTTTTCTCACCGGTCGGTTGGAGGCGTTAGGCGACGCCCCACGTTCTGGCCAGCCCCGCAAGCTGACGGACGCGAAGGTCGAAGCGGTTATCACCCGCACTTTGGAAACCCGGCCCAAGAAGGCCACCCACTGGAGCACGCGCACGATGGCGGAAGCGAGCGGGCTCAATCAAAACGCCATTGTCCGCATCTGGCGCGCCTTCGGACTCAAGCCGCACTTGCAGGAAAACTTCAAACTCTCCACCGACGCCTTCTTCGTGGAAAAGGTGCGGGACATTGTGGGGCTGTATTTGAACCCGCCAGAACGCACCCGCGCCGTGGTGTTGTGCGTGGATGAGAAAAGCCAGGTGCAGGCGCTGGATCGCAGCCAGCCGGTGCTGCCCATGCGGCCGGGCCAAGCCGAGCGACGCACGCATGATTACTACCGCCACGGCACCACTTCGCTCTTCGCCGCGCTGGACATCGCCACGGGCAAGGTCATTGGCCGGTGCCAGCAGCAGCAGCATCGGCAGCAGGAGTTTCTGCGGTTTCTGGATCAGATTGAGCGCACCGTTCCCGGCGACAAGGAAATCCATCTGGTTTTGGACAACTACGCGACGCACAAGACGCCCAAGGTGGCGGCCTGGTTTCAGAAGCGCCCGCGCTACCATCTGCACTTCACCCCGACCAGCAGTTCCTGGCTCAACCAGGTGGAACGGTGGTTTGCGAAAATCACCGAACAACGCATCCGCCGCGGTGTGTTCAAAAACGTCGACGAACTCATTGCGGCCATTGACGATTACATCGCGGCCAACAACCAGAAGCCAAAGCCCTTTGTTTGGACCGCCACCGCCGAACTCATTCTCGATCGCGTCGCCACACTTTGTAAGCGAACTAATCGCTCACCACACTAG